Proteins encoded within one genomic window of Aquarana catesbeiana isolate 2022-GZ linkage group LG03, ASM4218655v1, whole genome shotgun sequence:
- the YJU2B gene encoding probable splicing factor YJU2B, which translates to MGERKGTNKYYPPDFDPAKHGSLNRYRNSHPLRERARKLSQGILIIRFEMPYNIWCDGCKNHIGMGVRYNAEKTKVGNYYTTPIYRFRMKCHLCVNYIEMQTDPASCDYVIVSGAQRKEERWDMSENEQILTTEHEQKQKLETDSMYRLEHGAADKEKLKKAIPTLFELQEAQGAWKDDFALNSLLRTKFREEKKQILEEEQKDQAFLKKASLDLKLLPETEEDKRIASLLKYRSLESYDKRQQKKRSEISSRSWFSQGGDVKIQTTNNTLKNLKIRPKPPSSPVASALSLGVVRRESKEGNDKEKIVSPAECEQETTEEIDRKRRESNELIANETAALQTVRNTDTSLPETPPKDRPSKQPATPSCLVPDYSDSSSESES; encoded by the exons ATG GGGGAGAGAAAAGGAACCAACAAGTATTACCCTCCGGATTTTGATCCCGCCAAA caTGGCTCTCTCAATCGCTACCGGAACAGTCACCCGCTGCGGGAACGGGCCCGGAAGCTGTCTCAGGGCATCCTTATCATCAG GTTTGAAATGCCATATAACATATGGTGTGATGGCTGCAAGAATCACATTGGAATGG GTGTGCGATATAATGCAGAGAAGACGAAAGTGGGCAATTACTACACAACTCCAATATACAG GTTTAGGATGAAGTGTCATTTGTGTGTGAATTACATTGAGATGCAGACTGATCCAGCTTCTTGTGATTATGTCATTGTGAGCGGAGCGCAGAGGAAGGAGGAGCGATGGGACATGAGCGAGAACGAGCAAATCCTAACAACAG AACATGAACAGAAGCAAAAACTGGAGACAGATTCCATGTACCGGCTGGAACACGGTGCTGCAGATAAAGAGAAGCTGAAGAAGGCCATACCCACACTGTTTGAGCTGCAGGAAGCACAGGGTGCCTGGAAGGATGACTTTGCTCTCAACAGTCTTCTGCGCACCAAGTTTAGA GAAGAGAAAAAGCAGATTCTTGAGGAGGAACAGAAGGACCAGGCGTTCCTGAAGAAAGCCTCCTTAGATCTGAAGCTCCTTCCAGAGACAGAGGAAGATAAGAGGATAGCATCTCTACTAAAGTACCGAAGCTTGGAGT CATATGACAAAAGGCAGCAGAAGAAACGCTCAGAGATCTCCAGCCGCTCTTGGTTTTCTCAGGGAGGTGACGTGAAGATCCAGACAACAAATAACACCTTGAAGAATCTCAAGATCCGACCTAAACCTCCATCCAGCCCCGTAGCATCGGCATTATCGCTCGGAGTGGTACGGAGGGAATCAAAGGAGGGGAATGATAAGGAAAAGATTGTTTCCCCAGCTGAATGTGAACAAGAAACAACAGAGGAGATTGATAGGAAGCGGCGGGAGAGCAATGAACTGATAGCGAACGAGACTGCTGCTCTACAGACTGTCCGTAATACAGACACCTCTCTACCTGAGACACCACCAAAGGACAGACCTTCCAAACAGCCAGCTACTCCCTCCTGCCTTGTACCTGACTACTCTGATTCCAGCTCTGAGTCAGAGTCATAA